A segment of the Gossypium hirsutum isolate 1008001.06 chromosome D10, Gossypium_hirsutum_v2.1, whole genome shotgun sequence genome:
GTAACTTGAAAACTAACCTGTATCATAGGATACTTTTTCTCTGTTGGACTCAGGAACATACCAGAGCTTGTCCTGACATTACTCTTAATTCCCTGAAAAACGACTGCAATAAGATCAATTCTTCCTATGAAAAATATGGTCCTAAAACTATAAGTAATTGGCCAAAGgtaagaaatatatatttttataaaacttacAAATATAACTGTCTTCATTCAGCATCATTATTCAAAgcattaaaaacttaaaaaatagcaACACAAGTGGAAGAGTCCTTTTTGAAGTTTGGCATGCAGGAATATGTAAgaagatattttttttaatgtacaCTAGAATGCATGATGCAGCTAAAGAAGGTAAGTCAATccacccaactgctacactcTAAACTCATAATAGTTACGAGTTCTTCATGCTTAAGTATCCCTTCTAATGAATAATGAGAAAGAGGGCCCTTCATCTTAGTGAACCCTTAAAGTAATGCCAAAGTTTGATTGGTCAGTAGAAGCACCTATGTAGTAGTTACCCACTCAAAGTGACAAAAGTGCAAAGATAGAAAAAACACAAGCAGCTTCTTAATAATGTTTTCAAGTCAAACCCACTTCAAAATATGCGAAATAAGGGCTGGTTTTTTAAGCTTGAACAGTTTTCATAGAGTTTTAAAGGATCATATGCTCTTAATAAAGAAATCTCGAATTCAGAACAAGACAATATCCACTCACTAACTTCCAGCGAACTTTAAAAAGTGGATATTTTACTCATCACACATTACCcacaaaaaaaaatactcatgGATATTTTACGCATCACAcattacccaaaaaaaaaaccctacaTGCAGACATAAGCATATTTAGATATATGACCtcaataaaatatgaaacctGATATATCATCAAGAAATGAACATGCCCAAAAAATTTTTACACCATTAGCAAGTAattcaaggaaaaaaaaagttatcaGATGTACCTTCCCAGTTTTTACATCTACCACAGTGGAAACTTGAAGTCGAGGGCGGGCAATGGCTCTAAGGTAGTCACATTCCTGCAAAGAACAAAACAGTAGGTTTAACACTCTTTCGTTGAATTACTCATAAATATAGTATTTCCAAACCGCTCAACTTAGCGCAATTTTATTGTTTTAGAATATTTAGTGCTCAATGAAGAAGGACACTTCAGTCTCATTAAGCGGGTGATGGATGAACGGTGGGAGAGCACAGATATTCAAAAGGAGCTATTTACAGGGATCAGTCTTCTACCCTCCTGCCTTGGGAACAGACAAAGATTGGCTTTTGTTACAAAATTTCTTTTACAGCCTCTAAATACATTTCCACTTAGCACTCAATCATTATGAGTatattcttttctctttcttgcCACAACTAAATATATCTAACAATTCAAGACTCAAAACATCAACTTTTACTTTTGGCATTTTGTAGAGAGACATAACTCTGATTGGGGAATATTTAGCTGCATTGTTCTTATCATTGTGCGATGCAATCAACCATCCCCTAAGGAATCCTAGGTTTGCAGCTAAtgaattttttcttcttcttcttcatttattcatttgtccacaatttcatataaatataaatcttAAAGCTGCCAAAATGCCCTAATCACATAGCAGTTAGTTGTTGTTCTATATCAGCTAGTCATTGCATGAATCAAACTGACAGTGTGTACAATCAATTCTCAATCATAGATCACATACATACCTCATTGCTGAGGAAATTATGAAGTACAATTATTCGAGGTGACCAGCTTATTATTTCAGGTTTGACCTACATCATCAGAACAAAAAGTAAGTCaaacttttttgtttttcataaaaaaatttgaaagatgTAAGAAGAATTAACTTCTGGATCAGTTTCATACAAGAAGAAAACCGTATAATAAATCCAAAATCCAAATAGAGAGcaaaaataattcatttccatCTACGGTTAAGTCCATACTGTGCCAGGCTCTAATATGCATAGAAAGGCTTCCACCTTCCTTCCTACCTTTGTATCAAAGTTCGCTCAATTTACTCCAAGTTAAATTATGAAAGAGCCACTCAACCCACACTATTATATAAACAGTGAGACTTCCCAACCTCCTTTCCTCCATCAATCGCCTTCAAGCTCTGGTATAGTAATTCATCCAATATAATTTGTGAGCAAATAAAACTCCACATATAAGATAGGCAATAAGAATGTGTGATTGTTCTTCTCTATATAAAGCCGTGCAAGTCTAAGTATGAATTATTCAGCAAATggcttagaatattttaaaacaaCACAAGGCAAAGTCCAATGCACTAGTTATAAATGGAAATCTTTTAATATAAGCTTTCTCTATTCTTTTCGTTCTCTTTCTCCAtcgaaattttaaaacttaattgaTTTCATCAAAAAATTAAGGTTCGTACTTATCCCTAAGATTTAAAAATGAAAGGTTAAAAGGATAGGCAGTAAAGTACTAAAAACATACAAATCCAAGACGCAAAATTTCTGCTTCTTTGTCACCGTGCCAGTGACTCATAcctgacaaaaaaaaaatgtaaagagaCAAAATAAATCAATGAACTtacagaaaaaaaatatatatacaacttGGCTAAGATCAAAGATTCTTTAACTGAAGTTCAATTAGTTAAACAAATTTCGATAACTTTATTGTTTGTGAACCGAAAAAGAACAATACTAACCTCTTGGCAACTTAAGATATCCATCACTCTGACGTCTATGTAATTTTGTAGTTGGAAAGTCATCACCTATTAAACATGTccgataaattttaaatatgtctatatcatcaatgaaaatttTCCAATGGTTATTCTAAGTAGCTATAAATAGATACTTCAATAATGAGtgaataaaacatatttaaataaaatcaaagcTCCACAATAAAGGGAGCAACGGCATTTTACAAGGATGAGTTATCCAAATTCCCAAAAGATGCTTTTCTAATCATATCTTTTAAGTACAAATCATTCATTGGATAGGCCTGGTTAATACTAACATTTAATTATAGCAACCTGCAGTGGTCAAGCTCAAATGCAAAATCTATCAATACCATGCAAAAGCAAATCTTAGAAATGTAAATTAAGCCTACAAAGAAGTAAACCCGATTTTAGATGAGATTCTAAAGTTAAGGAAAGAACTTAAATCCCACAAGTTATGGGTTTAGACTTGAACACTAGGACAAAGGATGAAGTCAATAGATTATgaaacaaccaaaaattctattgAAGACTGATTGAAATGTTGTTATAAAAGTTATTTATACAATTAAACCTAACCAACCAATTTGCCAAACCCTAAAATGCTAATTTATTGTAAAGCCTAATGGCTAAGTTTAGCCCATTAAAAGTTCAAAAATCTATCTCAAACATTGTACTGAAATACAGTAGGAGGGATGCAAAacaatatcaaataaaattacGGTCTAAGGAAACATCAGAAAATGTTTTTGTCGTAAGAATAAAAAACTTACAACAGCTCTATAATTCTTGATCAGAGATAATTGGATATGGTAAAATCATAACTTCCCCCCTTTATTATGGTATGTCTTAAGATGATCCATAAACAGAAGCAAAAGGTCccatatttaaacaattaaagcCCCAATGTTGCTCGCTTAAAGATAATtttaggaaatttttacaaaaaaaaaaaaactaggacACTGTAATGGCTGGGTAGTAAAACTCAGACTGTTGAAGAGTCTTGTTCTACTCATTAAACCTATGAGGAAAAATATGAAATCTAAAAATAGTTATGTTGGATAGGTCATACATATGAAGAAAACATAACAAAGAAACTTCACTTTTATAAAAATCAGATTCTTGCACAATAACATAGAGGGGAAGCAAGTAATTAGAGAAACCAACATACAGAAAACTATATACTGCTAAAAGATATTGAAAGATGAAAAGTATACCGTATGAATCTTCTAACCCGCGTATGAATGCTAGCTGAAACAAAGCCCCTGCATTTCCCAATATCATTAACACTTAAAATAACGATGAATCAATGCATCAATCCATGCTCATAAAAATTCACAAGCAGCTAAATTTGGAACAAATAGGATTAAATTATTAGAACCAAATCGCTAAAAATTGAAAACCAGCCAagaaaaacaaaaccccatttcTAATCTCAACCAATTACATCTCTGTCGGATCAGCTAAATCTCCCTTTTGGAATGCATATTTCAAGGAAGAAAAGAAACCCATTATTTTGAAACCATTAAAAAAAGTGGGAAATCAACCAAAACATTAATTACACATAAAAGAACAAGAGCTAACCACCAACGTGTTTTGAAGTCGAAGGTTTTGAGAGttcaattaaaacttaaaaaaagatagttgaaaaaaaaaagatttttttttcgaatcgaagGGAAAGACATACCGATTATCATTCCAACAGTGACAAATGTTAACAATCCGAAAACAATCTTCATAGGAGGGGCCATGGCGTATGGAAGTTGGTGTCCCAAGAAGAATGTTGGAAGCAAAAGTAAAAGCAAATTGAGAAAAAAGAAGACCAACAATCTGGTTTCCACGCCCCTTGTATTTTCCTTCCCCGTTGTCCGTGTGATCTTCCTCTGTTTAAACTACTTTATTTATAGTTGTtcatatgttaaaaaaaaaaaaaatggcaaTGACTGTTAAACTTGTTGACTCCTTGTCTTCACTATTGAGTATCGCATTGACTAACAGTATAAATTGGAAAAAGGTAAACTATAACCGGACCGTGAATTATTCTTTCTGTCGCTTcattaaaaagaattataatttttactgcaaaattttcatttaaattattaaattattttaaaaattttattcaaatcattcaactattaattttttaaaaatttctccaACAAAACCCAAACAATCATTGATACGGTGGATAAGTACCAATCAACAagtaaaataatatgttttagATCTAAATTAATCTGACAGTCAATATCGGAGATCGaagaaaaaaactatttaaatttttgtttgcaGATTTGTAATGTCcaaaattatttcattaaaaaaaaagagaattgtAGAGCTTTTGATTTATGCAAAAAGTCTGAACAGAGAAAGTTATATAGCATTAATTTTAACCgtccaataatttaaataaaaactttttaatagtttaatgaccaaattataatttttttagttaaataaccaaaataagaatttactcataatttaatgattaatagtgtaatttattcataaaaaaaatttaaaaaattatttatatatataaactatatccatataaatttttaagaaaaaatagtcTAAGGCACAGTTTATACCCTACCATTTGGACACTACTATAATGGAAactttcattaaaaataaatttataggtTACCATAATCACAtgtttccatattaaaataaaaaattattaatagttttaatattttttgtatttttaaaatattaaatatttttaagattaattaacattaatataattaattctaatttcgatatatatttttaaaaatattttgaattacattattttttttcaattttttaggaaattcattaatattattaaataaaaactaagATTATAAAGTTAATATATACAATGCACTGGAATACAAACTACTTATGaattgttttttatatatttaaattttgtgtGTTGAATTTTAACTCAATTGATGTACGCATTGTTGTCAGTATAATTTCTTATGTGTTTAAACGTCTTGAAGCACGCTTACCTTTCTCttatattacaatttaatttgTATACTTGTTTTGGTAAAATAAAATTACTATATAGTagaatttttatgtatatttacaatttataatctaaaataataatataatataatctaTCGACAATCtatatctattatatatataaaagcttAAGTTTGGACAAATTTTTGaataacttttatttaattcagcatattgttgaatttttttattttaaatatttttattatttttaagatttattatatgggtgaataaaaaatttatttttacgaaaataatttatttaaaaattttatttgatcaTAAAATTCATCATAAGAATTCTTATTCTattaaaagatttgaatttatatgatgataaataaaaaatccaattttatattaaattattttatatctatattatTTATAATGATAGGTCCAAATTCAGCTGTTAAATTATCAAAAGGCACTGattttaataaagtaataaatattaatttaaagatatttttttatgtaaaaacgAGAAAATTACAATCTTATTatgagatttgaacccaagacATCATAAGATATCCTCTCTTAACTCTATCGTTTCAACAAAagcaatatttaatttttatgtcaatttttaataaatatattacataATTATTTTCACCTACATTATAAGTGTGCCATAATCTAGTTTATATTATTAGGTTTTTACCAACCAAAAAAGCAAAAAGAATAGAATTTATATTACATTTGTTTtaaatagaatattttaattatttatataatgagtaactcatatataaattttataaacaaatatGCTTTTTTActattatctattatattatatttatgttaattaattatatattatctataaCTTATTATGGTTGATTTATAGatttttaaggaaaataaaaattgaattgtgAAGAGTTTAATTTAGAATATATCATTTTTTATGGTTTCTATAAATGCTTTAACaatattagaaaatttttattagcACTATATATGAATCATCATAATATTTCATATATGTTGATtatgttaattagttattattttgaataatgttgCTTTGGATCAAGTAAAACTATAATGTAtatgaatatattaaaaatgatttaattatggttttgaaaatattattattatatttgatatgctaaataagttaatatattttaattatatacaatgaatattattttacactaattacaatgattaaaataaaatatttaaaaaactaattaaagaattaaatgtgtaattataACAAGTCAGCAAGGAAGCATAAGAACTTGTTTGCACTAACAAGAGAATCAAGGAAAATGGTTCCAAGGGGGTATTCCTCAAAAGGGGAAAACAATTTAGCAAGGTGATTTCTTACTCATTAAAACTACGCATTTTGCACTTACAAgtagagaaagagagaaaaacaagTTTTTAACTCAAATGAGAGAAGATGATTTCATTGAATTGATGAATAATTCCGAATGGTTCTAGCATTTTATATAGGCTTTACAATAGCTAAAATTAGTAAGCTCaaagctaaaaatagcaaaattaaATCCAAGAAAAACCATCAACCATATTTGGTAATCCCTAATTTTTATGAATGATTTATTTACCAAAAATATCTCAACAATTCCTCCCTTAAGCTGAAAGTGTACtttcaatttaatacatatttactACTTGACATCGAAGGCCAAGTATTTTCCTGAACTTGACAAATGATGCCAACTTGAGAGGTTTGGTAAATACATCAACAACTTGACCCTCACTTCTACAATATTCTagctcaatttattttttattgctaAAATCTCgcaaaaagtaaaattttacatCAATATGCTTGCTTCTTCCATGTAGCACATGATTCTTTAACAACTTGATGGCTAAGTTGTTATCACAGAAAATTTTAGTGACTCTTTCTAGCTTGAATTGTAGTTGTTCAAGGATGCTCCTAAGCCAAGTAGCTTGACAAGCACAAGCTGTAGCAGCAACAAATTCAGCTTCTATACTTAATGTGATAATGGATTATTTCTTCGATGACCATGAAATAACCCCTGTGCCAAGCATAAAGACATAGCCTGAAGTGTTCCTTCTGTTATCTTGATCTCCTGCATAATCACAGTTGGTGAAGCCAGTCATGTTTGACTTTTCATCCTTCTTGTAGAAAATCCAAAAATTCTTGGTTCATTGCAAGTAACAAAGGATTCTTTTGGCATCTAATGAATGTTTTTTAGTTGAGCTCTCCATGTACCTGCTAATAAGACTCACAGAATACATAATGTCTAGCCTCATAACAGTTAAATACATCAAACTGCCTACAATTTGCTTGTAAAGTGTGctattcatcttcttcccatCTTCTTCTTTAATTAACTTTAAGCCAAACTCAAATGGAGTTTTGGAAGATTTACAATTCGTcatcttgaatttgtccaaaatTTCTCTCACATATTTTTTTGAGAGACAGAAATtccatcatcaaattacataCTTTAGGCGAAGGAAATAGTGCATCTTCCCAAGAACAGACATCTCAAACTCATCCATAATAGATTTCTCTTCCTCTAAGTATCCATGCAAGAATGTCGATTTGACATCTAATTGGAAGATAGGCCAAGAGTTCTACACTGCTAAAGCAATCACCAATCTGATGGAGTCATGTCTTGCAACTAGGGCAAAAACTTTTGCGTAGTCCACACCATACTCTTGTTTGTACCCCTTTGCCACTAATCACGCATTGCACTTGTCAATCTCCTCATTTTCCTTCAACTTCGTCTTATAGACCCACTTGAAACCAATGGTTTTATGCCCATTATGAAGATTAGACAACTCACAAGTATCATTCTTTTCAGTGGCTTTGATTTCAGCATTTATTGTCTCTTTCCATTTTGCCTTATTGACATCACTTTTAAAACTTGTTGGGTCACATTATGCAAATAATGTAAAATGAGCAATTgcatcatcatcttctccaattTCGGTTACCTCATAATCTTACATCTATATGGGCCTTTTTCGAACACAACGAAGTGCTTCAACTGTTGCACTAGTTTTTTCTCCATGTGTAGGCAATACTTTAGTGGCTGGTGAAAAAGTATTCTCGAGTATTTCTTCAACTTCATTATCAAAAAGAACTTGAGTAGGTTGCACTTTATACCAATCCCAAGTGTTCTCTTTATCAAACATAACATCATGACTAATCATGACCTTCTTTGCcacaatattaaataatttatatacctTTGATGTTTCGCTAATACCAAGAAAGACGCACTTCTCACCTCCATCATCAAACTTCTTCCTTTTCTCCTTTGAGACATGTGCATGTGCATGGGTTGTGTATCATTTTTATACACTTGTATTagtacatttaaaattttaaatggtttggaaatgaatttaaattgtcAATAGTTACTCCGTCAACGAATATGACACCTTGTAATTCGAACCCGGTGATCAAGACCAAATGAGTTTCTCGAGGAATTACTAAGGTTCCTCTCGATCGCAAGGTTGAATTTGCAATTGAATTTTATTCAGGTATAGCTCTTATGTCAATTGCATCGTATCGTATGGTGCCAACAGAGTTAAAAGAGCTAAAAACTCAATTACAAGATGTCTTGGACTGCGACTTTATATGTCCTAGTAGATCATCCTAGGGATCAGCAATGttttttgttaagaagaaagatggattgaTGTCTGCATTACTTATTGGCAGTTGAATGAGCTAATGATTAATAGCCAATATCCATTGGatcttattgtaacaccccacttTTCTTGTGTTTAGATTATTAAAGGAtgttaaataatttgatttggtATAGTGGTTAAGCGCCTTAGATGTTTTCTTTAGGTCTTGGGTTCGATTTCcttgttttaaatttttcctaTTAATTTTGGCATTATATTAAGCTTAAGCTCTTGGGCTTATCTTATCCtattggtttagtggtaaggcaTCAACTTACCCATAGATCTTGAGTTAAAATCTCGTTGTGCGCAAatgtgaaaatatttttttattttggctaTTCTTTTGAAGTAGAGTTCAAATTAAATTCCATAAAATTTGGTGGGTTGGGACttggttaaaatttaattactttaattttatttttttagttatcaCCCTTAATTTTACTCTCACTTCCAACCATCCAACTTTTCTCATACCTTTTTCACGTTTctttttttgtcctatttttggttttcttctttcttttctttcggTTTCTTTTGAgtttcctttcttttttgttaattttaatttcgGGCATCCTATCTTTTTCGGTGTTCGTGTGTATTACTtgctatcgaaaccattttttgaaaacaaaaaattttaaattttaggttgtcgacttttaaaaaatgaaaattgggagtcgccaccaatcttttattaaggtgtgattgggtcacctaaaacgactttggtctacgaattttagaaaaacgggtccgggagtcagttacgtacgaagaaggattagcaccctcgtaacgcccaaaattggtacctaattaattaattagtgtcttaaggtcgaaaattttaaaaaaaatataatctttaaaaatttaaaacgttacgtattaagacccttctcatttcaaagaagaaaaatgccacacccaatgcgttagggcacaacattctaatttcctccaaaatgaattaggtcagaatactcgtataataaaaaaaattaaaagaatatccatttatccaagatttaagaaatagcggcgcaatacgttagggcacaattcctttaaaatctcaaactcggaatatttcctttattattttttttagaaaaatcttcatttcgagaaatcaatgcgtcacatccaatacgttaggacacaacgtgttgaattcccaataatgagctcTTATTtcttgattaaagagaaatgctcgattgttagatttaacgaagaaaatcggaacccaatgcgttagggttcaatttccttgaaaatcctaaatacgaacattatctcaattttaaaacaaatttctatttttaaatttgagtaaaaaaatgatgtaacgtTATTTTATATGCGCAAATGTCGTAATAACAATGATAACAAATACAATAatagcatagaaataatataaacaaatgaatataaaataatgacatgcaaaagctatcaaaaaagaaaaaataagcaagataataataaaaatatgcaaacatgaattaataagcaaataaaaaatatacctgtacacattaa
Coding sequences within it:
- the LOC107914681 gene encoding prolyl 4-hydroxylase 1, whose translation is MAPPMKIVFGLLTFVTVGMIIGALFQLAFIRGLEDSYGDDFPTTKLHRRQSDGYLKLPRGMSHWHGDKEAEILRLGFVKPEIISWSPRIIVLHNFLSNEECDYLRAIARPRLQVSTVVDVKTGKGIKSNVRTSSGMFLSPTEKKYPMIQAIEKRISVFSQIPAENGELIQVLRYEKDQFYKPHHDYFSDTFNLKRGGQRIATMLMYLSDDVEGGETYFPMAGTGDCSCGGKTVKGMSVKPIKGDAVLFWSMGLDGQSDPNSIHGGCEVLSGEKWSATKWMRQKPTF